The Leucoraja erinacea ecotype New England chromosome 8, Leri_hhj_1, whole genome shotgun sequence nucleotide sequence GGAGCGCTCGCAGCCAATCTCGGTTGAACAGTGGCAAGTTCTTCCCAAGCCCTACTTGAACTCTGCCAAATGTGCAGATGAGTTTTAGGAAAGTTTCGAGTTCACAAAGTCaagttcccttcccctccccccaaaacAGTCTATTTTAGATCGTATCTTTCGTATTTGCATCCTCGTTgttcaaaaaacaaaacaaagcgaAGGGGGTGATTGCACAATGTATACCGCGGGACTAGCTCCGTATTACGCCAGTAATTTCAGTCTCTGGTCTGCCTACTGCTCGAATGGCTTGTTGGATTCGGTGAAGAAGCCTTCGTTTTGCATCGCGGACATTCTGCATCTGAGCGACAGTGAGAACATGCCGACCGGCCCGCCGACTCTGGCTGGATCATCGGCCATCGTAGCTCACATGAGTGGACACCACAGCTTACAGCCGTCGGGCTCGCCTCTGCGCCCCACGCCCGTGGCCCCGGACCATATGGGCGGCTTCGCTCAGAGACCTTCGCCCGCCTCCCCCTACCATCGAGCGCCGGCCATCTGCACTTCTTCGCCCCGGATTCAGCTGGCAGCCGGCTCGGTGCATCAGCTTCCCGCGCCCTCCAGCAAGGACCTTAAGTTCGGCATTGACCGCATCCTGTCCGCCGATACTGACTTTAAAATCAAGGAATGCAACACTTTACGAGGTAAGACAAGCTACAAACAAACTCTCTCGGCATCAACAGCAATGCTGCATCAAAATGACACGTTCATTTTACCATGTAAAGTCTGCTATAATTGCTTGGGAAATGGACGGGAAATCTCACCCTGTTTACCGCTTTAGAGTCACACCACCAGCTTTTGTCCCTGCTCATGCAATTAATTTTCGTGTGTGCAAAGCGTGTGCGGGCGGATTGCTTGGGATGTAACGTCCGAAGTTACAGGAGTCAGTCAAATGCACAACGGTGGTGCGTTTTGCCATTGTCAGTGTCTTTGTATTACAAGTTTCAGTGGATGTTTCGGATAGCACGGCCAATAATAGTGGGAGTTAATATAGCTATTGTTTTATGAATGAACGGGACTGAACTGAAGACCACCCCATCTGCCAGCAGCATGCCCATATACCCTGTTCCCCGTTTATTGTTGCAGATCTCACCTCTCTCATGGGCCCAAGTCGGCGGCCCGGAATCCACCTCTCCGTGCACagttctgccaaccagttctttgCGTCGCTGGACCCCGGACTTGGTGAGCCTCCCTCTGTTTTGAACTCCAGAAGCTCGCACCAGCAACATTATCAGGATTCTTTTCCAGGTTAATAGCCTTAATTCGCCAATTTTCGCcacacacaaaataaattctACAACAGCCGCTCTGGTTAAAATATCTACACTTTAGAATGCGTGTGTGTATTCCATAGGCAATCTCATAAAACGAAGTGAATAAACCTGAGAATAACAAGATTAACATCACCTCTCAATAAATTCACGGGACCCACAGGCCTTTTAACATATTTCTGGCCTATTTAACGTCTATATTGTGATTTATTGAAACAATAGACTAATGATTCCAGCCATTGCAACTCTGCATGCAGTGCAATGcaataatattctaaatgtgattCCAACCGATGAATTATATATAAAGACACGCAGAGTGAAACGCGCTCAAAAGCAGCGCTCTTGCGGTTTGCAATAGTGCAATTGTCCAACTGCGCATTTAAGTTCCTGACTCCCGAAAATAGCCAAAAAAGACATTGCTCGTTCTAATTATTAGCCATCGGTAAACTTTAAATAAATTAGGCTTCGTATTCGAAGAAAAAAAAAGCTTTGAAATGTTGTAGAAGTAGGGCAGAAATTGGCAACATTAACTCTGATGCAACGCTTCATTTTAACTAGCAGGGCCTTACGCTGTTCTAACGAAGGACACAATGCCACAGACGTACAAAAGGAAGCGGTCTTGGTCCAGAGCTGTATTCTCTAATCTGCAGAGAAAGGGTCTGGAGAAAAGATTTGAGATTCAGAAGTATGTGACGAAACCTGACAGGAAGCAACTGGCGGCGATGCTGGGGTTGACAGATGCCCAGGTTAGTGTTACATTAAAGCACAGATCAATTCAATGCAATAACTCGACATTTATCAGCAGCCACGGTAtgaaaataacttttaaaatgttaCAAAAATGCAATATAAAATTGGAGGAAGGCAATTCAAAAACAAAATCGCCGTGAGCACAACAGTTAGGTGAAGAATCCAATTTGGGGTGTGTTTTCATATGGGCTGTTGACCTGAagttaatctgccaccatttgatTATTTGCGTGGGCAGTGCCATATCCTATTAATAAAGGTGAAACGCAGCTCTCTTGAAATTGCTAAAGGGTGACCGCACTGCTTTATGAAGTTATAAAGCTCTTCGCATAGAGGAAGTAGTAACTTATACAAAACCCAAGGCAGTGTTTTGTAACGCGGGCACACGCAAGGGCCTTCTTCTGAAGCTGAAACCGGTCTTGTGCTACGGGCTGAGCAGACGGGAAGGAAAACAAAATCTATGTACagaacattgttttttttattaagaAGCGTTTCTTTTGTAAGTGGCTGACTTTATGCTCTTCTCTCGCTAGGTGAAGGTGTGGTTTCAAAACCGGCGGATGAAGTGGAGGCACTCGAAGGAAGCTCAGGCGCAGAAGGACAAGGAGAAGGAAGCAGTGGAGAagccagcctctgtggagggggAACAGCGAGTGAGGGAGAATCAGAGCGACAGTGAGAAAAGTGACTCTGAATCCACTGACCTGAACGAGAAAGACATCGAGGTGAACGACGCAGCAGATCTCAAGCCCACCGTCATTAGATCGGGTCTCGGTCCCTTAAGTACTGCAGTACCACAGCAAAGCCTCACACCCGAACCAAGTGCCCCGGCGTCTCCAACGCAAATCTTGCTATAAATGTGAACATTAttttaccaccccctccccaaaggGATTGCCACGAGGTAAAGGACATTTCAGAAGAAATTAATAAGTTATATTATTGCGAAATGAAGTCGAAAAGAGACCACATTCAACTTCCTACGTGTAAATTGCAAATATGTAAATATTGTTTGACACTTTAAATCATATGTCTTGTTTAAAAAAGGATATCATTGGAAAGTGAATGTTCTTGTATTATAAGTTTTAATGATATGATATTGATTTTTCATTTGATTTTCATCAAATTTCATTTGATATTGATTTTCATAGCTGGATTTTTTAGAGGCCCAGGATCTATAAACACCCACCACCTCGTTCGAGCTACCACTGTGTATTAATATTCAGAATAACGAGTCTTTGCTTTTTCAAGGTCTGTTTACCCAGTGATGTCCAATATTTCCTTTCAATGCCGGCTGATTCAAAATATTGCACTGATCGTAAATACATCTAATAAAATGGGTATACTGGTTTAAAGGACGCTTCGCTGTACTAGTTGGCCTTTTGCCATCTTATGATTTCCCCAAATATACCTGTTACCTGACCGCCAAATTTATTATTAAACGTTTCCCAATGTACATTCGCCTCGGACTTCCTCTAGATTTATCTTTGCCTTTCTTTATGGATCACACCTCCCGTGCTATcgaatagattcagattcaatagcTTTAAAGAATCTGCATTAGCTAAAGAATCTGCATTAGCTATAGGTGAATTTTAAATAGCTAACGCTTTAATTATGTTGACAGTTTCACTTTCTCCTTTTTGTATTTGGTTTTATACAAGTAACTTGTACGTTGGTTGTTCTATCCTCATTCATCATACCAACAGTAAAGGCGGCAGAGTTTGCCTTGGGATTTCTACTTTGCTAACTTGTTTTGCCTAAATTATTTAATAACATCCACGTGAGTAGAAATTTGGATTACCTATTAAATTATCCCCGTTTAAAGAAATCTCCACATCATTACGTTGGTGTCGTTTCGACTTATAATTACATACAGGTACACTCTAACTCAAaacgtagaagggtctcgacccaaattgccacctatccacgttctccagagatgctgcctgacttgctgagttactccagcacttatatgAGTCCTTTTTTTACACACTTTAAATCAATTGGACCCCCCCCCTCTATTTTAACAAACATTTCCTTCTCTTTTAAAACAAGTGAGATCTGAAGGCGCCTTATCTTTAACCCATCTCTGACAGTGTTGTCATCAGAGTGCTGTTTATTTTACTGGTCCGTGCCAGGTAGGCGCTGGAGACTGTGTGCGCTGGGTTGCTGCACGGTTCCATCGGGTTCAAAGTGTCCCATCTCCGCACCGACTCATTGGATTCTTCACCTCGCCACACACTCAAAGTACTCCAACTGTGTTCGTTGCTTCATATTTCAAGTCAATAGCCTGCAACTCCAGCAGATTCACGCTGAGTCGTGGGGAGTGAAATAAGTATCCAAAAATTACATGGATTTAAAACGAGTTATTTCGATAGTTCGTAATAACACGAAATGAGGGGCAGTATCgtgctctccccctcttccttgtATCGTTTGCGATTACTAACGATGGTCCAGCTCTGTGCAATAGTTACACTTTAGTCTCTTATTAACCATTCACCGTCCGATTGCTTCACAGTGATTGGAAATAAGATTAACGAGGGGTTAAAGCACAGGTTAGGAGTAAATAAACCCATAAGATGCCAGTTATGTCTTAATTGCATTTATCTTTGTACAGAATTCGAATAATAAAGAAAACACTTCTGGAAAGTAACATTTTCGGTGAATATAATAATTAATTGGCATTTTGGAACCGCGCCATTGTAAATCATTGTGCTTCTTTGGAGGAATCGTTGACAGAAGACAGAAAAAAATCGTCTAAATTCCACTTTCTTGGCTTTTCgcaattttccaaattaaattTACAGAAGTGATATTGGTGCCTGTAGTTTAGTCTGAAAATAATATATGTACTGAATCCTCTCTGGTGTCAGGTTGTATCCTGCGACCTCTCTTGATTCCTGGACCACATGTCTGCTACTGGGATCTGTCAACATTAGCGAAATACTAGCAGTACGATTtacgggttttttttttaaactaaagagTGAGGCAAGCCACAAACATGTCTTAAACGGATCGTTCTCATTTTAATGTGGAGAATTGTTGCAATGTATTACACGAGTCGAGTGAGTCGTGCTCAGATGACTGGTGCTAGGCACAGCTGTTTATTAAAAACTACTGTAACTTTAATAGAGTGACACGGTGAGGATGTAGGTTGTAAGAAGTAGAGTAATGATCTTTTAGTCATAGCTCTGCACTATTgactgtttaggaaagaactgcagatgctggtttaaatcgaaggtagacacagaatgctggaggaactcagcgggtctgaagaagggtctcgacccgaaatgttgtatctatccagcattttgtatctactatTGACTGTTTGACTGTATTGACTGTTTATTCACTGCACTGAACTTTGAGGGATTGGAAAGTGTAAAATtataattgtattagattattttGAACTGGTTTTTAAATTGGCTCGAAGTTGGCTTATCTTACacgaaaataatttaaaaactcaTTCAAATATGCATAGCTTTCCAAAAAAAATCATACGATCTCGATATTAAATGCAACTGGAAACAAGGCATACTTAGAACATATGCATGACTTCCAATTCACCATAGCAAACGTCAACACAATACTCTCAGATTTACTCTTCCTGAATTTCACCGACTTTTGTTATGGTAACGCAAGCGTTCAAATTATTTCTGCCAGcgttttgctttaaaaaaaatatttgcataaTTGGTACGTGGGAAAGGATAAAGCGAGCTCTCAGCGACACGTTTAGCAGTAAAACAGGTACTCTTTCATGCATTCTAggttgaagaagagtcttgatccgaaacgacagccattccttctctccagagatgctgcctgtctcgttgagttactccagctttttgtgtctatgttaatagacaataaacaataggtgcaggagtaggccgttcgacccttcgagccagcaccgccattcacagcgataatggctgatcatccacaatcagtaccctgttcctgcggtttaaaccagtatctgcagttccttcctacactattctcTTGGTCTGGAAAAGCTGCTCGGTTTGTCCAAATTTGTTGATGTGACTCATTTTGGTCTGAGGAGGTATTAGTCATTGTGTTTCTCTCTTGTTATGTCTCTGCGTTCTAGCGGTAACATCACTTCGCACGGAGCTTCCGTTCGCAATATAAGTTTAATAAACGAGAAAGTAACACtttcccctccccgcccccaccctggTTGCTTGTCCTTTCTAGCCCTCCCCAACAACTACAGTCATGGTCTGCGCATCCATCAGCCGCGCAGAATAAGACTGTAGTTGACGATGGTCAGCTGTCATGGCCGTTGCCAAAGTATTCCTGCAAGGCATTGGGATAAAAACTAGTTTTGCATCTGGGAGCTACGATATCTGGCAGCAGAAACGAAAGGGACCGGGTAAATCAACTCAGTAACAGAAGGAATTATTTCCACAGAAGACCGCCCCTGCTAAACCCCTTTGGACTGGCTGGCGTCCACCGAAACAGATTGTTACATCTGTAATGTCAACCTTTTGCTTCTCTCAGTAAATAAACGACCTTATTATTGCTGTTCAACGCTCATCAGAACTAACGACCGTTTACATTAAAGCTTTATTCACTTTTTAAAATAAACACCCGTTTATTAATATCAAATAATCCCGCAGTAAATGTTTTGGCAAGGCAATTCAGTTACCAAGATCTTGCTTTTTAATTTAAGTATGAGTAGCTGTGAGGAGGGGAAAAAAGATCAAATTTAAACCGATCTTCAAACTAACACGTCTTTTGTGATTTTTATGGAATATGGCATAAACAACTGAGGCCTTCCAGAGACTGGAGAACATTTTTTTCTATAAAAGTAGCACAAAAATGGGTAGAGTGTCGGATTAGATCTGAAACAGAGATCCTCATAAAAGCAACTTCGTTAATATAAAGACAGCAGCTATAGAGCACGTCTGGCGTTCAATCGTTTCTGCTTGCATAATATTCTGTCAAGCCGTACAATTAGTTGCCTTTATTGTTTTAAAATTGTCCATCATTGTTGAAATTAAAATGCCTTATAAAATTTTATAATGCCGTATAGAGATGAAACGTGGAACAGATAACCTCGTACATACATCTCGCCTTCCTGGACAGCGTATAGGTGGATAAAAGGAACTGAAGTCTAATTCTGAAGAATTGAGGGGCATTAGCTCTTCTAAAAAAAAAACGCTTTGACATAACACGACGCACCAAATATTATATAGTAAATATTAATATAAAAAGCCTAAAGAAGAATCCAGCGGAACTATTATCACTGCAGTTCGAACATGAACATCTCCAATCTATcgcctgggggtgggggggggggggggggggggggggggggggggggggggggggggggggggggggggggtgggggggggggggggggggggggggggggggggggggggggggggggggggggggggggggggggggggggggggggtcaggtagGGAATCAGAGATGGGTACACGAATCAATctgtccaggaaggaactgcagatggtggtttaaaccgaagcgagacacaaaatgctgggtaacacgaaacgtcacccattccttctccccagaggcgttgcctgtcccgctgagttactccagcattttgtgtctatcgtacaTGAATTAATTTATTCGGTGGGTGAGAAATACAACAGGGCAACTGTTGAAACGGTGTACATTCAAATGGAAAGGTTACAAGTGTAGAACCATATCAAAGGAGTGGATTTCGATGCTTTAATTAAAGTGAACAGGCTAATAATGTTCGCGAATAGATTACATATGGTAACTATGAATAAGTTTACTCGATCACTCAAATAGTTTATTGTAAACCAATGGACATTATTActacttgatgggctgatgtgGTTTTTAAGGCAGCTGGGGCATTTTGACCTTTTGGTGGTACCGACATAGATCACGGCACAACAGAGTGCCTGGCAGTGTTCTGGGATGATGCGTTGGTATTCAGATCGAGCCATAAACATGCAATTACCTTGCTGCGTTTGTCTTGGCATCGTGCTATAAACaaattgtcattgttggagaaagGTTCTTGTCTGATTGATGTATCACCCGCCCTCGCATCGGACACAAACAAACCGTAGCCCTCAGGCCCAGAGGAAAGTGGTCTCTTCCTTAAACATCTCCAAGCGCTGGGCGCAAAAGAGCTGGGGAATTTCACAGGCTGGTGGCTGGCTATCATCCTAATGAGCTCCATTAAGCCGATTATTGATCTCCAGTCTTTCCGTGAGGTCCGG carries:
- the hlx1 gene encoding H2.0-like homeobox protein isoform X1; the protein is MYTAGLAPYYASNFSLWSAYCSNGLLDSVKKPSFCIADILHLSDSENMPTGPPTLAGSSAIVAHMSGHHSLQPSGSPLRPTPVAPDHMGGFAQRPSPASPYHRAPAICTSSPRIQLAAGSVHQLPAPSSKDLKFGIDRILSADTDFKIKECNTLRDLTSLMGPSRRPGIHLSVHSSANQFFASLDPGLGEPPSVLNSRSSHQQHYQDSFPAGPYAVLTKDTMPQTYKRKRSWSRAVFSNLQRKGLEKRFEIQKYVTKPDRKQLAAMLGLTDAQVKVWFQNRRMKWRHSKEAQAQKDKEKEAVEKPASVEGEQRVRENQSDSEKSDSESTDLNEKDIEVNDAADLKPTVIRSGLGPLSTAVPQQSLTPEPSAPASPTQILL
- the hlx1 gene encoding H2.0-like homeobox protein isoform X4, coding for MYTAGLAPYYASNFSLWSAYCSNGLLDSVKKPSFCIADILHLSDSENMPTGPPTLAGSSAIVAHMSGHHSLQPSGSPLRPTPVAPDHMGGFAQRPSPASPYHRAPAICTSSPRIQLAAGSVHQLPAPSSKDLKFGIDRILSADTDFKIKECNTLRDLTSLMGPSRRPGIHLSVHSSANQFFASLDPGLGPYAVLTKDTMPQTYKRKRSWSRAVFSNLQRKGLEKRFEIQKYVTKPDRKQLAAMLGLTDAQVKVWFQNRRMKWRHSKEAQAQKDKEKEAVEKPASVEGEQRVRENQSDSEKSDSESTDLNEKDIEVNDAADLKPTVIRSGLGPLSTAVPQQSLTPEPSAPASPTQILL
- the hlx1 gene encoding H2.0-like homeobox protein isoform X3, which encodes MYTAGLAPYYASNFSLWSAYCSNGLLDSVKKPSFCIADILHLSDSENMPTGPPTLAGSSAIVAHMSGHHSLQPSGSPLRPTPVAPDHMGGFAQRPSPASPYHRAPAICTSSPRIQLAAGSVHQLPAPSSKDLKFGIDRILSADTDFKIKECNTLRDLTSLMGPSRRPGIHLSVHSSANQFFASLDPGLAGPYAVLTKDTMPQTYKRKRSWSRAVFSNLQRKGLEKRFEIQKYVTKPDRKQLAAMLGLTDAQVKVWFQNRRMKWRHSKEAQAQKDKEKEAVEKPASVEGEQRVRENQSDSEKSDSESTDLNEKDIEVNDAADLKPTVIRSGLGPLSTAVPQQSLTPEPSAPASPTQILL
- the hlx1 gene encoding H2.0-like homeobox protein isoform X2 is translated as MYTAGLAPYYASNFSLWSAYCSNGLLDSVKKPSFCIADILHLSDSENMPTGPPTLAGSSAIVAHMSGHHSLQPSGSPLRPTPVAPDHMGGFAQRPSPASPYHRAPAICTSSPRIQLAAGSVHQLPAPSSKDLKFGIDRILSADTDFKIKECNTLRDLTSLMGPSRRPGIHLSVHSSANQFFASLDPGLGEPPSVLNSRSSHQQHYQDSFPGPYAVLTKDTMPQTYKRKRSWSRAVFSNLQRKGLEKRFEIQKYVTKPDRKQLAAMLGLTDAQVKVWFQNRRMKWRHSKEAQAQKDKEKEAVEKPASVEGEQRVRENQSDSEKSDSESTDLNEKDIEVNDAADLKPTVIRSGLGPLSTAVPQQSLTPEPSAPASPTQILL